A single Longimicrobium sp. DNA region contains:
- the xseA gene encoding exodeoxyribonuclease VII large subunit, which yields MMRVPAEGMRVGEVNAAARELIEGVFPPLWVHGEIANFTKARSGHCYFSLRDADAQIRCVMWRDEARRLPTTPAEGMQVRALGRLTLYEQRGEFQLVCFELEAKGEGLYKLAMDRLRATLDAEGLTSPARKRPIPAHPACVGVVTSSAGAALRDIVTVIRRRAPWTRIVLAAARVQGEGAAEEIARAVRLMARAGCADVLIVGRGGGSIEDLWAFNEEVVARAIADSPVPVISAVGHETDFTIADLVADLRAPTPSAAAEAAVPDGSHVRRELDDLRGRMASCTRDRIADGREAVFNARLDLQAAAERGLRARRDTLSMTAARLQALSPLNVLARGYAVPLGGGGRVLRGVADFAAGARFDLRVADGVVPCRVDQEN from the coding sequence ATGATGCGCGTTCCCGCCGAGGGGATGCGCGTGGGCGAGGTGAACGCCGCCGCGCGCGAGCTGATCGAGGGCGTGTTCCCCCCGCTCTGGGTGCACGGCGAGATCGCGAACTTCACCAAGGCGCGGTCGGGGCACTGCTACTTCTCCCTCCGCGACGCCGACGCGCAGATCCGCTGCGTGATGTGGCGCGACGAGGCGCGGCGGCTGCCGACGACGCCGGCGGAGGGGATGCAGGTGCGCGCGCTGGGCCGGCTCACGCTGTACGAGCAGCGCGGCGAGTTCCAGCTGGTCTGCTTCGAGCTCGAGGCCAAGGGCGAGGGGCTGTACAAGCTGGCGATGGACCGCCTGCGCGCCACGCTCGACGCCGAGGGGCTGACCTCGCCCGCGCGCAAGCGCCCCATCCCCGCGCATCCGGCGTGCGTGGGCGTGGTCACTTCGTCCGCGGGCGCTGCGCTGCGCGACATCGTCACCGTCATTCGCCGCCGCGCGCCGTGGACGCGCATCGTGCTGGCCGCCGCACGCGTGCAGGGCGAGGGCGCCGCGGAGGAGATCGCCCGCGCCGTGCGGCTGATGGCGCGCGCCGGGTGCGCCGACGTGCTGATCGTGGGCCGCGGCGGCGGGTCGATCGAGGACCTGTGGGCGTTCAACGAGGAAGTGGTCGCCCGCGCCATCGCCGACTCGCCCGTCCCCGTGATCTCGGCCGTGGGGCACGAGACCGATTTCACCATCGCCGACCTCGTGGCCGACCTGCGCGCGCCCACCCCGTCGGCCGCGGCCGAGGCGGCGGTGCCCGACGGATCGCACGTCCGCCGCGAGCTGGACGACCTGCGCGGCCGGATGGCGAGCTGCACCCGCGACCGCATCGCCGACGGCCGCGAGGCCGTCTTCAACGCGCGGCTGGACCTGCAGGCCGCCGCCGAGCGCGGCCTCCGCGCGCGGCGCGACACGCTTTCGATGACCGCGGCGCGGCTGCAGGCGCTCTCGCCGCTGAACGTGCTGGCGCGCGGCTACGCCGTCCCGCTGGGCGGCGGCGGGCGCGTGCTGCGCGGCGTGGCCGACTTCGCGGCGGGCGCGCGCTTCGACCTGCGCGTGGCCGACGGCGTGGTGCCGTGCCGGGTAGACCAGGAGAATTGA
- the xseB gene encoding exodeoxyribonuclease VII small subunit: MTETAHAEPEWTFEAALGRLNEIAEALEGDGMELDDSLALFEEGVRLLRFAETVLAGADHRVRQLLEEAGGVRMDDFPDPL, from the coding sequence ATGACGGAGACCGCGCACGCCGAGCCGGAGTGGACCTTCGAGGCCGCGCTCGGCCGCCTGAACGAGATCGCCGAGGCGCTGGAGGGCGACGGGATGGAGCTGGACGATTCGCTCGCGCTCTTCGAGGAGGGCGTGCGCCTCCTCCGCTTCGCCGAGACCGTGCTGGCCGGCGCCGACCACCGCGTGCGCCAGCTGCTGGAAGAGGCCGGCGGCGTGCGCATGGACGACTTCCCCGACCCGCTGTGA
- a CDS encoding bifunctional 5,10-methylenetetrahydrofolate dehydrogenase/5,10-methenyltetrahydrofolate cyclohydrolase: protein MAAKIIDGAACGREIRAEVAAETARLAAEGTTPGLAVILVGADPASEVYVRSKTRACHEAGMHDRLIQLPGSVTQDELFGAIDGLNADPEIHGILVQLPLPPHIHPKAVLERVHPSKDVDGFHPLNVGRAFVGDPRGFVPATPAGIMELLRHERIETHGRHVVIVGRSLIVSKPLASLLMAPGPNATVTLTHRHTVDLAQHTRMADILVVAVGKPGLITADMVKPGAAVFDVGTTRVPDEKHAKGYVIKGDVDFDAVAEKAGWITPVPGGVGPMTIAMLLRNTVEAAMRVHHARTKGERRRMGV, encoded by the coding sequence GTGGCTGCGAAGATCATCGACGGGGCGGCGTGCGGCCGCGAGATCCGGGCCGAGGTGGCGGCCGAGACGGCGCGGCTGGCGGCGGAGGGAACGACGCCCGGCCTGGCCGTGATCCTGGTGGGCGCCGACCCCGCCAGCGAGGTGTACGTGCGCTCCAAGACGCGCGCCTGCCACGAGGCGGGGATGCACGACCGGCTCATCCAGCTCCCCGGGTCGGTCACGCAGGACGAGCTCTTCGGCGCCATCGACGGGCTGAACGCGGACCCCGAGATCCACGGCATCCTGGTCCAGCTCCCGCTCCCCCCGCACATCCACCCCAAGGCGGTGCTGGAGCGCGTCCACCCGTCCAAGGACGTGGACGGCTTCCACCCGCTGAACGTGGGCCGCGCCTTCGTGGGCGATCCGCGCGGCTTCGTGCCCGCCACGCCGGCGGGGATCATGGAGCTGCTCCGCCACGAGCGGATCGAGACGCACGGCCGGCACGTGGTGATCGTGGGGCGCAGCCTGATCGTCTCCAAGCCGCTGGCGTCGCTGCTGATGGCGCCGGGCCCGAACGCCACGGTCACGCTCACGCACCGCCACACCGTCGACCTCGCCCAGCACACGCGCATGGCCGACATCCTGGTGGTCGCCGTCGGCAAGCCGGGCCTCATCACCGCCGACATGGTAAAGCCCGGCGCCGCGGTCTTCGACGTGGGCACCACGCGCGTCCCCGACGAGAAGCACGCCAAGGGCTACGTCATCAAGGGCGACGTGGACTTCGACGCGGTCGCGGAGAAGGCGGGGTGGATCACCCCCGTCCCCGGCGGCGTGGGCCCCATGACCATCGCCATGCTCCTCCGCAACACCGTGGAGGCGGCGATGCGGGTGCACCACGCGAGGACGAAGGGCGAGCGGAGGCGGATGGGGGTTTGA